In Pedobacter heparinus DSM 2366, the following are encoded in one genomic region:
- the pfkA gene encoding 6-phosphofructokinase has translation MNKIKNIGVLTSGGDAPGMNAAIRAVVRAAIYYDLEVTGILRGYEGLVHGDFIEMNRKSVANIIQRGGTILKTARSETFKTAEGREMGYQQLKKHHIDALIVIGGDGTFTGANLFTNEFDFPIVGLPGTIDNDLQGTDFTIGYDTAINTVVNAVDKIRDTAESHDRLFIVEVMGRDSGLIALRSGIGVGAEAILIPEANMGVEGLIQRLENGRKDKASKIVIVAEGDEVGGAFNVGEALKQKFPNYDIRVSVLGHIQRGGKPSCMDRVLASRFGVAAVEGVLAGQSGVMVGQVNRELIFTPFDHAIKHIDAQQVSPAWLKLVEILSL, from the coding sequence ATGAACAAGATTAAAAATATAGGAGTATTAACTTCCGGCGGTGACGCCCCGGGAATGAATGCTGCCATTAGGGCAGTTGTTAGAGCGGCAATTTACTATGATTTGGAAGTTACAGGTATTTTAAGGGGTTATGAAGGCTTGGTTCATGGCGATTTTATCGAAATGAACAGAAAATCGGTAGCGAATATCATTCAACGGGGCGGAACTATTTTAAAAACTGCCCGTAGTGAAACGTTCAAGACCGCGGAAGGTCGTGAAATGGGATACCAGCAATTAAAAAAACACCATATAGATGCCCTGATCGTGATTGGTGGTGACGGGACTTTTACCGGGGCAAATTTATTTACGAATGAGTTTGATTTTCCGATAGTGGGCCTTCCGGGTACCATAGATAATGATTTACAGGGAACAGATTTTACGATTGGATATGATACGGCCATTAATACAGTCGTAAATGCGGTTGACAAAATAAGGGATACTGCTGAATCGCATGACAGGCTGTTCATTGTAGAGGTGATGGGCCGGGATTCGGGACTGATTGCTTTGAGAAGCGGTATAGGAGTGGGCGCTGAAGCGATCCTTATCCCGGAAGCGAACATGGGTGTGGAAGGCCTGATCCAGCGCCTGGAGAACGGGCGTAAAGACAAGGCCTCAAAAATTGTGATCGTTGCTGAAGGTGATGAAGTTGGCGGGGCTTTTAATGTTGGAGAAGCACTCAAACAAAAATTCCCGAACTACGACATCAGAGTCTCGGTACTGGGACATATACAGCGTGGTGGGAAACCAAGCTGTATGGACCGGGTTCTGGCAAGCAGGTTTGGCGTGGCCGCCGTTGAGGGGGTTTTGGCCGGACAGTCGGGCGTAATGGTTGGACAGGTAAACCGGGAGCTCATTTTTACCCCATTTGATCATGCCATAAAACATATTGATGCACAGCAGGTTAGTCCGGCCTGGTTAAAACTAGTAGAAATTTTATCTTTATAA
- the rsfS gene encoding ribosome silencing factor, whose product MVKKKIGNLSTYLSEIAVHGIQEKKGNDIVRLDLRALNSSVSDYFIICNADSATQVKAIADSVEEEIYKKTQTNPWRKEGLEHADWIILDYFDIVVHIFKTEKREFYGIEDLWGDAQSTSYQSA is encoded by the coding sequence ATGGTAAAAAAGAAAATTGGAAACCTTTCTACATACCTCTCAGAGATCGCTGTACACGGCATCCAGGAAAAAAAAGGAAACGACATCGTAAGATTGGACTTAAGAGCGCTCAATAGTTCTGTTTCTGATTACTTTATCATCTGCAATGCAGATTCCGCAACACAAGTTAAAGCAATTGCCGATAGTGTAGAGGAAGAAATCTATAAAAAAACTCAAACTAATCCATGGAGAAAAGAAGGACTGGAACATGCCGACTGGATCATTCTTGATTATTTTGATATCGTAGTTCACATATTTAAAACTGAAAAGCGCGAATTTTATGGAATTGAAGACCTTTGGGGCGATGCCCAGTCTA
- a CDS encoding biotin--[acetyl-CoA-carboxylase] ligase: MIRLSEVDSTNNFLKAKASNSEPLPEGTVIMADNQFAGRGQQENTWYAEPGASLTFSIYLCPLFLPVYSQFLLNMAVSLGVKEALAGFLGDSLKIKWPNDLYDNDQKVAGILIENIISGSQYKASIVGIGVNVNQVNFDPVLLNRATSLAKILQRDVNLMEVLAIICENIEAEYLKLKAGNFKMLQYNYINGLYKFNQPAFYRHNDEQFEGTITDVTGNGQLVILSEGTEKQFNFKEVEFLNNI; encoded by the coding sequence TTGATCAGATTATCTGAGGTTGATTCTACCAATAACTTTTTAAAAGCTAAGGCGTCAAATTCCGAGCCATTACCCGAAGGAACTGTTATTATGGCAGATAATCAATTTGCGGGGAGGGGGCAGCAGGAAAACACCTGGTATGCAGAACCTGGGGCAAGCCTTACTTTCAGCATTTACCTGTGTCCGCTTTTCTTGCCTGTTTACAGCCAATTTCTGTTGAATATGGCAGTCAGCCTTGGGGTTAAAGAGGCGCTGGCAGGCTTTCTGGGCGATTCCCTGAAAATAAAATGGCCTAACGACCTGTATGATAACGATCAGAAAGTTGCAGGGATTTTGATAGAAAACATCATTTCCGGATCTCAATATAAGGCCAGCATTGTAGGCATAGGGGTTAACGTGAACCAGGTAAATTTTGATCCTGTGCTGTTAAACAGAGCGACGTCTTTAGCTAAAATTTTACAGCGGGATGTTAATTTAATGGAAGTATTGGCAATTATTTGCGAAAACATCGAAGCAGAATACCTTAAATTAAAAGCAGGGAATTTTAAGATGTTGCAATACAATTACATTAATGGCCTGTATAAATTCAATCAACCGGCGTTTTACCGCCATAATGACGAACAGTTTGAGGGGACGATAACAGACGTAACCGGGAACGGACAGCTGGTAATCTTATCGGAGGGGACTGAAAAGCAGTTTAATTTTAAAGAAGTAGAATTTTTAAATAACATTTAA